The proteins below are encoded in one region of Silene latifolia isolate original U9 population chromosome 2, ASM4854445v1, whole genome shotgun sequence:
- the LOC141642512 gene encoding fumarylacetoacetase, giving the protein MAELKSFVEVSPESHFPIQNLPYGVFKPQSGSSPRPGVAIGDFVLDLSVISSAGLFSGPVLNGSDCFHQPTLNKFSSMGRPAWTEARATIQKLLSDTESTLRDNVSLRQEALIPMSKVEMLVPVTIGDYTDFFTSMYHAKNCGLIFRGPENPINPNWFHLPIAYHGRASSVVISGTDIVRPRGQAPPAGKSSPYFGPSRKLDFELEMAAIVGPGNDLGTPIDVNNASDHIFGLVLLNDWSARDIQGWEYVPLGPFLGKSFGTTISPWIVTLDALEPFACDPPKQDPSPLPYLAEKTSKNFDIQLEVQIKPDGLEPSVVTKSNFKHLYWTVTQQLAHHTVNGCNLRPGDLLGTGTISGPDPDSVGCLLERTWNGQNPLSLNGTSRTFLEDGDEVLFTGICKGNGYNVGFGTCTGKILPSPAL; this is encoded by the exons ATGGCGGAATTAAAGTCCTTCGTTGAAGTATCGCCGGAATCTCACTTCCCTATCCAGAACCTTCCTTACGGTGTTTTCAAACCTCAATCCGGTTCATCTCCTCGACCCGGTGTTGCTATCGGCGATTTCGTCTTGGACCTATCTGTAATCTCGTCCGCTGGTTTGTTCTCCGGTCCGGTTCTCAACGGTTCTGATTGCTTTCACCAG CCAACACTCAATAAATTTTCGTCAATGGGCCGACCTGCATGGACGGAAGCGCGTGCTACCATTCAGAAGTTGCTTTCTG ATACAGAATCAACTTTGCGTGATAATGTAAGTTTGAGGCAGGAAGCACTAATTCCTATG aGCAAGGTGGAGATGCTTGTTCCTGTGACCATTGGAGATTACACTGACTTTTTTACATCCATGTATCATGCAAAGAACTGTGGGCTCATATTCCGCGGCCCAGAGAACCCTATCAATCCCAACTG GTTTCATCTTCCTATTGCATATCATGGGCGTGCATCATCTGTGGTCATCTCAGGAACTGATATAGTGAGACCAAG GGGACAAGCACCGCCAGCTGGGAAATCTTCACCGTACTTTGGCCCCTCGAGGAAATTGGACTTTGAGCTAGAAATG GCAGCTATAGTTGGTCCAGGAAATGATCTCGGAACACCCATTGATGTCAATAATGCATCTGATCACATATTTGGACTCGTTTTATTGAATGACTGGAGTG CTAGAGATATTCAGGGCTGGGAGTATGTACCACTTGGACCTTTCCTAGGGAAGAGTTTTG GTACGACTATATCTCCATGGATTGTGACCTTAGATGCTTTGGAGCCTTTTGCCTGTGATCCTCCTAAACAG GATCCTTCACCACTGCCATATCTAGCTGAGAAGACATCTAAAAATTTCGACATACAATTGGAG GTTCAAATTAAACCTGATGGTCTGGAGCCCAGTGTAGTGACAAAGAGTAACTTTAAACATTT GTATTGGACAGTGACGCAGCAACTTGCTCATCACACAGTAAATGGTTGCAACTTGAGACCTGGTGACCTGCTTGGCACTGGGACAATTAGTGGGCCT GATCCTGATTCTGTTGGATGCTTGTTGGAGCGAACATGGAATGGACAAAATCCCCTTTCTTTGAACGGGACATCTAGAACTTTCCTTGAAGATGGAGACGAGGTCCTATTCACCGGTATCTGCAAG